A segment of the Microbacterium luteolum genome:
CGGAGGAGATGCCGTCCTTGAGGGTCGAGACGATGCGGAACTCCTTGCCGCTGGCGAAGGGGTCTCCGGATTCGAGGCTCTTCAGCGAGATGCCGCGCTTGATGAGCTTGGACTGGAACACGTCGAGGATGGCGTTCGCTCGCTCCTCCGTGTTGGCGATGATGAGGATCTGCTCGCCGCTCCACGCGATCGATGCTCCGGTGCCCTTGAAGTCGTAGCGCTGCTCGACCTCCTTGCGGGCCTGGTTGAGGGCGTTCTCGGCCTCCTGGTGATCCACTTTCGAGACGATGTCAAAGGAACTGTCAGCCATAGGAGAAGTGTATCGAGACTGCCGTATCCGTGAACTCGTGGAAGCGTTTTCAGCTGTCGGCCCCCTGCTGTGCCGGGTCACAGGTTGATATCGACAGCCTCTTCCCTTGTGAATCCCGCTGATCTCGTTGCATACTGTAAGCGCTTGCAGTACTGCAGGCCATCAGCACTGAGAGAGGCACACACCAATGAAGGTGAACAAGAGGGGCATCGTCGCGGCAGGCGCGATCGCCATCGTTTCGGCTCTGACGCTCGCCGGCTGCTCCACCGGGACCAGCGGTGACGACTCGTCCGGCGGCGACAAGGCCGGCACGCTGACCGTGTGGGTCGACGCGGAGCGCGTCGACGCGCTGCAGGGTGCTGCGGACTCGTACGAGGACAAGACCGGCGTCAAGGTCGAGCTCGTGGGCAAGTCGGTCGACGACATGAAGGACGACTTCATCCAGCAGGTCCCGACCGGCAAGGGCCCCGACGTCGTCATGGGCGCGCACGACTGGCTCGGCGAGCTCTCGACGAACGGGGTCGTGGCGCCTCTCGAGCTCGGCGACAGCTCCGCCGACTATCTGCCCGTCGCGCTTCAGGCCGCGACCTACGACGGCACCGTCTACATGCTCCCGTACGCGGTCGAGAACATCGCGGTTCTGCGCAACGCCGACCTCGTTCCCGCGGCCGCCACCAGCTTCGACGACATGATCTCGAAGGGCGCCTTCGTCGTGGAGCAGGGCGCCGAGGGCAACCCGTACCACCTCTACCCGTTCCAGACAGCCTTCGGCGCTCCGGTCTTCGGTACCGACGACTCGGGCAGCTACGACTCGACCGACCTGCAGCTCGGCAGCGCAGGCGGAACCGCCTTCGCGGCCTGGCTCGCCGCGCAGGGTGCCGCAGGCACGCTGAACACCGACATCGACGGCGAGATCGCCAAGCAGCAGTTCCTCGACGGCACCGCGGCCTTCTGGCTGACGGGCCCGTGGAACGTCGGCGCAGCCGTCGACGCCGGCATCAACGTCGCGATCGACCCCGTGCCGAGCCCGACGGCGGAGACGGCCTCGCCGTTCGCCGGAGTGAAGGGCTTCTTCGTCAGCTCCGAGTCGAAGAACAAGGTCGCAGCGAACGACTTCCTCGTGAACTACATCGGCACGGAGGACGTGCAGCTCGCGCTGTTCGAGGCCGGCAACGTCCTGCCCGCACTCACCGCCGCCGCCGACTCCGCGGCATCCGACCCGATCATCGCCGGCTTCCAGGCCGTCGGCGCCGACGCCGTCCCGATGCCGGCCATCCCGGCCATGGGCTCGGTCTGGCAGTTCTGGGGCGTCGCCGAGGCGGCGATCATCAACGGCGAGGACCCGACGACGACGTGGCAGAAGCTCGTCGACGACGTGACCGCGGCGATCAAGTAACAGCTGAGATACCGACTCTGCCGGGGTGGGCGTGCATCGCCCACCCCGGCAGGATCATGACGAGGACGACATGACAGAGACCGTCGAGCCCACGGCTCCGCCCACCCCGCGCCAGCGACAGGCAGCGAAGATCGCGGAGGCCGCGTCCGGCCCGATCGGCTGGCTGCTGCTGAAGATCCTGCTGCTCGCGGTCGTCGATGCGATCGCGCTCTACGCGGCGTTCGTGCTCTTCACCCACCAGGAGTGGCTGATCCTCGGGATCGTCGTCGCCGTCGCGGTCCTCGTCAACTATCTCTACTTCTCTCGCAAGCGCATCGCGGCGAAGTATCTGACGCCCGGCATCATCTTCCTGGTGGTGTTCCAGGTCTTCACGCTGCTCTACACGGGCTACATCGGCTTCACCAACTACGGCACGGGCCACAACGGCACCAAGGAACAGGCCATCTCCTCGCTCCTCGCCTCGGCGCAGGAGCGGGTCGAGGATTCGCCCACCTACCCGGTGACCGTCGTCGAGCAGTTCGGCGGCTACGGGCTGCTGGTCACCGACCCCGAGACCGGAGACGCGCTGCTCGGCACTGCGGAGCAGCCGCTGCAGGAGGTCGACGCGGAGTTCGAGGGAGGCCAGGCCGTCGCGGTCGAAGGCTGGACCACCCTGCCGCTCGCGACCGTGTTCACGCTCTCCGAAGAGCTCGACAAGCTCTCCGTCCCCTTCAGCGACGACCCGAACGACGGCAGCCTGCGCGCTCCGGACGGGCAGAAGGGCTACCTGTACGTCTCGACTCTCGAGTACGACGCGGATGCCGACACCATCACGGATACCGACAGCGGCACCGTCTACTCCGACACCGGCGCCGGCGCGTTCACGTCCGAGGCCGGGGCGGAGCTCCTGCCCGGGTGGCAGACGACCGTCGGGTTCGACAACTTCGTGCGCGCCGTCACCGACGCATCGATCCGCGGCCCGCTCATCTCGGTCACGATCTGGACCTTCGCCTTCGCCCTGATCTCGGTCGCGTCCACGTTCTTCCTGGGCCTGCTGCTCGCCCTGGTCTTCAACAACACCCGGATGCGGTTCCGCAACGGCTACCGCATCATCCTGATCCTCCCGTACGCGTTCCCCGCGTTCCTCTCGGCCCTCGTATGGGCAGGCATGATGAACGAGAGCTTCGGGTTCATCAACCAGGTCATCTTCGGCGGGGCATCCATCCCGTGGCTCACCGATCCGGCGCTCGCCAAGGTGTCGGTGCTGCTGGTGAACCTGTGGCTCGGCTTCCCGTACATGTTCCTGGTCTGCATGGGGGCGCTGCAGGGCATCCCGGAGGACGTGAACGAGGCCGCGGTCATGGACGGAGCGAACCCGTGGCAGGTCTTCCGCCGCATCAAGCTGCCGCTTCTGCTGGTGACGGTCGCCCCCCTGCTCATCTCGTCGTTCGCGTTCAACTTCAACAACTTCAACCTGATCTACATGCTGACCAAGGGCGGGCCGCGCTTCAGCGACGTGTCGATCCCGGTCGGTCACACCGACATCCTGATCTCGATGGTCTACAAGGTGGCCTTCACCGGACAGGCGCGCGACTACGGCTTGGCATCCGCCTTCACCATCCTGATCTTCATCGTGGTGGCGACGATCTCGATCATCAGCTTCCGCAAGACCAAGGCCCTCGAGGAGCTGAACTGATGAGCACTGCCAGCCCCGTCACCGTCGAGCGGAGCGTCGCCCCGCGCCGCCGCAGCTTCGGCGCCTGGTTCGCCGACACCGGATGGCGTCACCTCGTGGCCATCGTCGTCAGCGCCTTCGCGCTGTTCCCCCTGCTGTACGTGGTCTCGGCCTCGTTGAACCCGAAGGGCACGCTCACCGGATCGAACCAGCTCTTCTCCGCCATCGGGATCGACAGCTACGTGCGCATCCTCAGCGATCCGCAGAACCCCTACGGCCTGTGGTTCCTCAACACCCTGCTCGTCGCCGTCGTGACCGGAGCGGTCACGGTGTTCATCGGCGCCTGCGCGGCGTACGCCTTCTCGCGCATGCGCTTCGCCGGACGCCGGGTCGGGCTCGTCACGATCGTCGTCGTGCAGATGTTCCCCCAGCTGCTCGCGGTCGTCGCGATCTTCCTGCTGATGTCGACGCTGGGGGACTGGTTCCCCGCGATCGGGCTGAACACGCACACCGGGCTCATCCTCGTGTACCTCGGCGGCGCGCTGGGCGTGAACACGTATCTCATGTACGGCTTCTTCAACACGATCCCGAAGGAGATCGACGAGGCCGCCCGCATCGACGGCGCCGGTCACGCCCGCATCTTCTTCACGATCATCCTGCGCCTGGTCGCGCCCATCCTCGCGGTCGTCGGACTCCTGTCCTTCATCGGCACCGTCAACGAGTACGTGATCGCCAGCGTGATGCTCGTCGACGTCGAGCAGCAGACGCTCGTCGTCGGACTGACCAAGCTCGTCGCGAACCCGCGCTACGCGGACTGGTCGGCGTTCTCGGCCGGTGCGGTCATGGCCGCGATCCCGGTGATGATCCTGTTCCTCTTCCTGCAGAAGTACATCGTGGGCGGGCTCACGGCGGGAGCCACGAAGGGCTGAGCCGACGGGACTGGGGGAGGGGCACCTCCTCGTCCTCCTCGGATTCGTTCTCGTGCCGGCATCCGGGCTCTGGCTGGTGTGGCGGCTGCGCGGTCGCGCCGCCCGATGATCGGCGTTGCGACCGGTGCGACCGCCGCCGCGGGCCTACCGTGGAGGCATGGCACGGGTCGGCGGACGCAACCTCGCGATGAGCTGGGTGGCCGGCGTGATCTGCGCCGGGATCATCGGCGCCCTCGTGTGGTTCTCGATCCCCATCCTCCCGGTCCTCGCCGAGTTCGCCGGAGATGCGCTGCGCAGCGCGCTCCCCTGACGGCAACCCGACCGAAACCCGGGAAAACAGCGGTATGCCGACACGTCGGCACGCCTGCGTGAGCGGCCGCCCGCCCGGCGGTAGCCTCGCACTGCACACATCCGATGAGAGGCGCATCCCATGAGCGACCCTGAGCTTCACAAGCCCGAGAAGCCGGCAGACGTCGACGACGTCGTCGGCAGCGCGAACGCCGGTCTCGACGCCGCCGCCGCCGCGGGTGCGGACGTTCCCGGCACCTCGCCCGAGTCGCCGGAGAGCAAGCCCGTCGACCCCGACCTCGCCGCGTTCGAAGAGGCGGAGCGCGAGCACCCCGGCCTGTTCTCGTCGCCGACGCCCACGGAGTCCGCAGCGACGTCCGACGGCGCCAGGGACTACTCCGACGCGGATACGACCGCCGCGTTCGTCCCGCCCGTCTCGCGGCACGACGACGCCACGGCCGCGTACGACCGCGTCTCCTCGTACGACCGCGACGAGGCGCCCCTCGCCGACACGGCCTACGCTCCGCCCGCGGACCAGACCGAGACCCGCATCGTCCCCTCGGAGCCGCTGATCGCCGCTTCGGCTCAGGCGCCGCAGCCGATCTTCGTGCAGGCTCCCGAGCCGCCGCGCGACCGCGGCAACCGCGGCACGGCCGGTGCGATCGGTCTGCTCGCGACCGTCGCGTTCGCCGTCCTCTACCTCGGCGCCACGATCGGCTTCGGCGCGATCGCCGGTGACGTGACCGGTGAGAACATCGGCGAGGCGCTCGTCGCGCCGCTGCTCACCTGGGGCTACTGGACGCCTGTCGTGGTCTTCTTCCTCGGCTTCTGGCTGCTGGGCGCGATCATCAACCGCGGACGCTGGGGCCTCTGGGTCGTCTTCGGCATCGTCGTCGGTGTCATCGCCTACGCCGGACACATCCTCGGCCAGCTCTTCGAAGCCCCCTTCTGGAAGCTCACGGCATCCGAGGGGCTCGATCTCGCCGGCTCGCAGCTTCTCGCGCCGCTGGCGATCGCGGCCTTCGTGTTCGCGCGCGAGCTCACCGTCTGGTTCGGCGCGTGGGTCGCACGCAGCGGGGCACGCAAGACCGAGTACAACGCCGAGGCGCAGCGCGAGTACGAGCGCACCCTCGAAGCCGGTCCGACGCTCGCGAGGTAATCACGAACTCCACCACGCCGAACCCCCGCGGACCCGAGTCCGCGGGGGTTTCGGCTGTCCTGGCGATCGTCTTCGCCACCATCGGATTCTTCGCTCTCGCCGTATGCGGGCTGGGCGCGGTCAGCGTGCTGACGGATGCCGACATCATCGCCGTGCCGGGACTCGGACCTGTTCCGGGAGTCACCGGGATGCTGGCGGCCGTCGTCGCCTTCGCCCTCATGCTGTGGTCGACGCTCCGGCGGCAGCATCCATCCTTCGTCGCGACCATCGCGATCGCCCTCGTCACCGGGCTCGCCCATCTCGCGGGCGTCTGGGCGGCCGTGCTCATCGGCGTCGGCAACGTCATCATCGCCACGGCCGTGGCCGGCGACCTCGTCCGCGGGGGAGCGAGCGCGGTGCTGCTGCTGGCGGCCGCGATCGGCGCGTGGGGCGGCATCGCCCTGCGACGAACGCGCGCCGCTCGACCGCGCTGGCCCTGGGAGGGCGACGAAGACGAGTGACGCCCCGCCGTGACGCGGGAAATCGCGGCGGTGCCGCGCGACGCGCCGTACGCTGGAGGGGTGGAGCGCTCATTGGAGACGCAGGTGGACCAGGCCGTCGAGGCCTGGCTGCGCTGGGTGCCGCGCTGGGAGCCGGCGACGCATCGCGGACGCGTCGCGCCCTGCCGCCGCTGCCTGGGGTCCCCGATCCTGTCGGCCGCCGGCATCGGCGCCAACGCGCCGCACGGCGTGCAGCACGGTCTGTCTACCCGGATGAAGACGATCGTCGATCACGCCGTCGCCGACTACACATCTCGGAATCTCCCGATGCTGCAGCGCGAACTCGACGATCAGGCCGCACGCAACCGTGCACGCAGCTACCGGCCGTCCGAAGACCTCGACCCCGAGTTCGACGGCCTCCCGCTCGATCCCGAACCGGTGCCCGGCGCACCCTTCCTGTTCACGATCGCCGGGCTCGCCGATGACGCGGCCGATCAGCTGCCGCCCCTCCCGCCTCTGACGGAGGAGGCGAAGATCGCGCTGCGCCAGGAGGTCGCACTCGCCGACGAGTACGCCAACATGGTCGGGCGCGAGATCTGCGGCATCCTGCTCCGACACCGCCTGCACATCCAGGCCGCGATCTCGCAGCACGTCGAGCCGCAGATCGAGGCGCTGCTGGCGGAGCTCACGCAGTCGCTGGACTCTCCGTTCGACCCGGACGCTGCATAGCTTCCCGCATCATCCTGATGTATCGGCATACAGCGCCGAGATCCGTTGCTGCGTGCGTGCGCGCGAATCTAGTCTGACCGGATTCCTGCCCCACGCAGGGATGGACGCCCCGCAGCGCGGATGACGGCGATGCTCCGACGAAAGGACCGATCATGTTCGAATTCCCTCCCGCAGACGACCCGTGGTGGCTGACCTGCGACGCGCAGTTCCTCTGGGATCTGTACGGCCCCGGCAGCTGACCCCCTCTCTCCGTACGACGAGCCCCGCAGCAGACGCTGCGGGGCTCGTCTGCGTCCGGCGCTCATTTGACCGCCAGGTTACGCGGCATTACACTTGGTCAGGTGTGTGCACGTCTTGACGTGCGCACCGGGCGTCGGCACCTTGCCGGTCCGCCTCCACGGCATACCCACCACACAAAAGCCCGCCGATTCCGGCGTGCCGGTGGGGCATGATGTGAAACCCATCACGCTGTCACCGTGCAGCACTATGAGGAGAGAACGTGCCAACCATTCAGCAGTTGGTTCGCAAGGGTCGCTCGCCGAAGGTCACCAAGACCAAGACGCCAGCCCTGAAGTCGAACCCGCAGCAGGCCGGGGTCTGCACCCGCGTCTACACCACCACCCCGAAGAAGCCGAACTCGGCGATGCGCAAGGTCGCTCGTGTGAAGCTCCGCAACGGGACCGAGGTCACGGCCTACATCCCCGGTGAGGGTCACAACCTGCAGGAGCACTCGCTCGTGCTCGTCCGCGGCGGTCGTGTCAAGGACCTCCCCGGTGTGCGTTACAAGATCGTCCGCGGCGCCCTGGACACCCAGGCCGTCAAGAACCGTAAGCAGGCTCGTTCCCGCTACGGCGCGAAGAAGGGTTGAGTTAGATGCCTCGTAAGGGTCCCGCCCCCAAGCGTCCCGTGGTCAACGACCCGGTATACGGCGCTCCGATCGTCACCTCGCTGGTGAACAAGATCCTCGTCGACGGCAAGAAGTCGATCGCCGAGGCCATCGTCTACGGCGCCCTCAGCGGTGTCGAGGCGAAGAACGGCGGCCAGGACGCCGTCGCCACCCTGAAGAAGGCGCTCGACAACGTGCGCCCGACTCTCGAGGTCCGCAGCCGCCGCGTCGGTGGCTCGACCTACCAGGTGCCGATCGAGGTCAAGCCGCACCGCGCGAACACCCTCGCGCTGCGCTGGCTCGTGAGCTACGCCAAGGGTCGTCGTGAGAAGACGATGACCGAGCGTCTCCAGAACGAGATCCTGGACGCGTCGAACGGCCTGGGTGCCGCGGTCAAGCGCCGCGAGGACACGCACAAGATGGCCGAGTCGAACCGCGCGTTCGCTCACTACCGCTGGTAAACACTTCGCCCGCTCCCGGCCACACGCCGGGAGCGGGCACCCCCTCCGCGCAGTACGACTGCACGAAAAGATAAGGACACTCCTGTGGCACAAGACGTGCTCACCGACCTGAGCAAGGTCCGCAACATCGGCATCATGGCGCACATCGATGCCGGCAAGACGACGACGACCGAGCGCATCCTGTTCTACACGGGCGTCAACCACAAGCTCGGCGAGACGCACGATGGCGCCTCGACCACTGACTGGATGGAACAGGAGAAGGAGCGCGGCATCACGATCACGTCTGCCGCCGTGACCTGCTACTGGAACAAGAACCAGATCAACATCATCGACACCCCCGGTCACGTGGACTTCACGGTCGAGGTGGAGCGCTCGCTCCGCGTCCTCGACGGTGCCGTCGCCGTCTTCGACGGCAAGGAGGGCGTCGAGCCCCAGTCTGAGACCGTGTGGCGTCAGGCCGACAAGTACAACGTCCCGCGCATCTGCTTCGTCAACAAGATGGACAAGCTCGGCGCCGACTTCTACTTCACGGTCGACACGATCATCAACCGCCTCGGTGCGAAGCCGCTGGTCATCCAGCTGCCCATCGGTGCGGAGAACGACTTCATCGGCGTCGTCGACCTGGTCGAGATGCGCGCTCTCGTCTGGGCGGGCGACTCGAAGGGTGACGTCACGATGGGCGCCTCCTACGAGATCCAGGAGATCCCGGCCGACCTCAAGGAGAAGGCGGACGAGTACCGTCAGCAGCTCCTCGAGACCGTCGCCGAGACCGACGACGCGCTGCTCGAGAAGTTCTTCGGCGGCGAGGAGCTCACTGTCGCCGAGATCAAGGGCGCGATCCGCAAGCTCACCGTGGCTTCCGAGATCTACCCGGTCCTCTGCGGCTCGGCGTTCAAGAACCGCGGCGTCCAGCCGATGCTCGACGCGGTCGTCGACTACCTCCCGAACCCGCTCGACGTGGGTTCGATCGAGGCGCACGACCCGAAGGACTACGACACGATCATCGAGCGTCACCCCGACGCCAACGACCCGTTCGCAGCCCTGGCGTTCAAGGTCGCCGTGCACCCGTTCTTCGGTCGCCTCACCTATGTGCGCGTCTACTCGGGTCACCTCGACTCCGGCTCCGCGGTCATCAACTCGACCAAGGGCAAGAAGGAGCGCATCGGGAAGATCTTCCAGATGCACGCCAACAAGGAGATCCCCGTCGCCTCGGTGACCGCCGGAAACATCTACGCGGTCATCGGTCTGAAGGACACCACCACCGGTGACACCCTGACCGACCCGGCCTCGCCGGTCGTCCTCGAGTCGATGACGTTCCCCGAGCCCGTCATCGAGGTCGCCATCGAGCCGAAGACCAAGGCCGACCAGGAGAAGCTGGGTGTCGCCATCCAGAAGCTCGCTGAGGAGGACCCGACCTTCCGCACGGAGCTCAACCCCGAGACCGGTCAGACGACCATCAAGGGCATGGGCGAGCTGCACCTCGACATCCTCGTCGATCGCATGAAGCGCGAGTTCAACGTCGAGGCGAACGTCGGCAAGCCCCAGGTGGCCTACCGCGAGACGATCCGCAAGAACGTCGAGAAGCACGACTACACCCACAAGAAGCAGACGGGTGGATCGGGTCAGTTCGCCAAGATCCAGTTCAACATCGAGCCGCTCGATCTGGACGACGAGAAGACGTACGAGTTCGTGAACGCCGTCACCGGTGGTCGCATCCCGCGCGAGTACATCGGCTCGATCGACGCCGGTTTCCAGGACGCCATGAACGTCGGAGTCCTCGCGGGCTACCCGATCGTCGGCGTCAAGGCGACCATCGTCGATGGTGCGGCGCACGACGTCGACTCCTCGGAGATGGCGTTCAAGATCGCCGGATCGATGGGTATGAAGGAGGCTCTCCGTCGGGCGAGCCCCGTGCTGCTCGAGCCGCTGATGGCCGTCGAGGTCCGTACGCCCGAGGAGTACATGGGTGACGTCATCGGCGACCTGAACTCCCGTCGTGGCCAGATCCAGTCGATGGAGGATGCCGCAGGCGTCAAGGTCGTGCGTGCACACGTGCCGCTGTCCGAGATGTTCGGCTACATCGGCGACCTGCGCTCGAAGACCTCGGGTCGCGCCGTCTACTCGATGGAGTTCAACAGCTACGCTGAGGTTCCCCGCAACGTGGCCGACGAGATCGTCCAGAAGCACCAGGGCGGCGAGTAGTCATCTTCCTGGGAGTCGGATTCCCCTGAGCCTGTCGAAGGGCCGGCTCCCAGGTCCCCTACAACTTCACATTCCCTCTCTACTAAACTGAGATTCACACCCGTAGAGAACCGGTCGCAAACCAGTGCCCGGCAACCTCTACATGACGTCCTGAGGAGGACCTAGTGGCTAAGGCCAAGTTCGAGCGGACCAAGCCGCACGTCAACATCGGAACCATCGGTCACGTTGACCACGGCAAGACCACGCTCTCCGCAGCGATCTCGAAGGTGCTTGCTGACAAGTTCCCGTCTGACACCAACGTGCAGCGCGACTTCGCTTCCATCGACTCGGCGCCGGAAGAGCGCCAGCGTGGTATCACCATCAACATCTCGCACATCGAGTACGAGACCCCCAAGCGCCACTACGCGCACGTTGACGCTCCCGGCCACGCCGACTACGTCAAGAACATGATCACCGGTGCGGCTCAGATGGACGGCGCGATCCTCGTGGTCGCCGCCACCGACGGCCCGATGGCTCAGACGCGTGAGCACGTGCTGCTCGCCAAGCAGGTCGGCGTGCCGTACCTGCTGGTCGCGCTGAACAAGTCCGACATGGTCGACGACGAGGAGATCCTGGAGCTCGTCGAGCTCGAGGTCTCCGAGCTGCTCGCTTCGCAGGGCTTCGCCGAGGACGCTCCTGTCGTGCGCGTCTCCGCTCTCAAGGCCCTCGAGGGCGACGAGAAGTGGACGCAGTCGATCCTCGACCTCATGGAGGCCGTGGACGAGCACGTTCCGGACCCCGTGCGCGACAAGGACAAGCCGTTCCTGATGCCCGTCGAGGACGTCTTCACGATCACCGGTCGTGGAACCGTCGTCACGGGTCGCGCCGAGCGTGGCACGCTGGCCATCAACTCCGAGGTCGAGATCGTCGGACTGCGTCCGACCGTCAAGACCACGGTCACGGGTATCGAGATGTTCCACAAGCAGCTCGACGAGGCATGGGCCGGCGAGAACTGCGGTCTCCTGCTCCGTGGCACGAAGCGTGAGGACGTCGAGCGCGGTCAGGTCATCGTCAAGCCGGGTTCGGTCACGCCGCACACCGACTTCGCTGGCACCGCGTACATCCTGTCCAAGGATGAGGGTGGGCGTCACAACCCGTTCTACACGAACTACCGCCCGCAGTTCTACTTCCGCACCACCGACGTCACCGGCGTCATCACGCTGCCCGAGGGCACCGAGATGGTCATGCCCGGCGACACCACCGACGTGACGGTCGAGCTGATCCAGCCGATCGCCATGGAGGAGGGCCTCGGCTTCGCCATCCGTGAGGGTGGACGCACCGTCGGCGCCGGTACGGTCACGAAGATCATCAAGTAAGCATTTGCTTCCTCGTAGAGGGGTCGGGCCTTCGGGTCCGGCCCCTCTGTCGTTAACCGACGACGCGAGGGTTCCCTTTGCGGGGGCTGGCAGGCACAATGAGTGGTGTCGGCCCACCAGCGGTCGGCAGCACACACCTTGAAAGGGAAATCATGGGTATCGAGGACGCCGTCAACAAGGGCAAGGACCTGTACGAGCAGAACAAGGACAAGATCGCCGAGGCCGTCAAGAGCGAGCAGGCCGAGGACATCAGCGACAAGGTCCTCGACGGTGTCGCGGACTTCGCCAAGAAGGTCGCCCCCGGTGCCGCCGACAAGATCGATGAGATCCGCGACAACGCCGACAAGGCCGTCGGCAACGAGTAGCACTCGACACCAGCTCTGAAGCAGCGGCCCGCCATGATGGCGGGCCGCTGCTTTCGCATCTGACCAGTATTCCGGTGCGGCGGACTCGCATCTGGGCC
Coding sequences within it:
- a CDS encoding ABC transporter — protein: MSDPELHKPEKPADVDDVVGSANAGLDAAAAAGADVPGTSPESPESKPVDPDLAAFEEAEREHPGLFSSPTPTESAATSDGARDYSDADTTAAFVPPVSRHDDATAAYDRVSSYDRDEAPLADTAYAPPADQTETRIVPSEPLIAASAQAPQPIFVQAPEPPRDRGNRGTAGAIGLLATVAFAVLYLGATIGFGAIAGDVTGENIGEALVAPLLTWGYWTPVVVFFLGFWLLGAIINRGRWGLWVVFGIVVGVIAYAGHILGQLFEAPFWKLTASEGLDLAGSQLLAPLAIAAFVFARELTVWFGAWVARSGARKTEYNAEAQREYERTLEAGPTLAR
- the fusA gene encoding elongation factor G — translated: MAQDVLTDLSKVRNIGIMAHIDAGKTTTTERILFYTGVNHKLGETHDGASTTDWMEQEKERGITITSAAVTCYWNKNQINIIDTPGHVDFTVEVERSLRVLDGAVAVFDGKEGVEPQSETVWRQADKYNVPRICFVNKMDKLGADFYFTVDTIINRLGAKPLVIQLPIGAENDFIGVVDLVEMRALVWAGDSKGDVTMGASYEIQEIPADLKEKADEYRQQLLETVAETDDALLEKFFGGEELTVAEIKGAIRKLTVASEIYPVLCGSAFKNRGVQPMLDAVVDYLPNPLDVGSIEAHDPKDYDTIIERHPDANDPFAALAFKVAVHPFFGRLTYVRVYSGHLDSGSAVINSTKGKKERIGKIFQMHANKEIPVASVTAGNIYAVIGLKDTTTGDTLTDPASPVVLESMTFPEPVIEVAIEPKTKADQEKLGVAIQKLAEEDPTFRTELNPETGQTTIKGMGELHLDILVDRMKREFNVEANVGKPQVAYRETIRKNVEKHDYTHKKQTGGSGQFAKIQFNIEPLDLDDEKTYEFVNAVTGGRIPREYIGSIDAGFQDAMNVGVLAGYPIVGVKATIVDGAAHDVDSSEMAFKIAGSMGMKEALRRASPVLLEPLMAVEVRTPEEYMGDVIGDLNSRRGQIQSMEDAAGVKVVRAHVPLSEMFGYIGDLRSKTSGRAVYSMEFNSYAEVPRNVADEIVQKHQGGE
- a CDS encoding ABC transporter permease subunit is translated as MTETVEPTAPPTPRQRQAAKIAEAASGPIGWLLLKILLLAVVDAIALYAAFVLFTHQEWLILGIVVAVAVLVNYLYFSRKRIAAKYLTPGIIFLVVFQVFTLLYTGYIGFTNYGTGHNGTKEQAISSLLASAQERVEDSPTYPVTVVEQFGGYGLLVTDPETGDALLGTAEQPLQEVDAEFEGGQAVAVEGWTTLPLATVFTLSEELDKLSVPFSDDPNDGSLRAPDGQKGYLYVSTLEYDADADTITDTDSGTVYSDTGAGAFTSEAGAELLPGWQTTVGFDNFVRAVTDASIRGPLISVTIWTFAFALISVASTFFLGLLLALVFNNTRMRFRNGYRIILILPYAFPAFLSALVWAGMMNESFGFINQVIFGGASIPWLTDPALAKVSVLLVNLWLGFPYMFLVCMGALQGIPEDVNEAAVMDGANPWQVFRRIKLPLLLVTVAPLLISSFAFNFNNFNLIYMLTKGGPRFSDVSIPVGHTDILISMVYKVAFTGQARDYGLASAFTILIFIVVATISIISFRKTKALEELN
- a CDS encoding sugar ABC transporter permease, which translates into the protein MSTASPVTVERSVAPRRRSFGAWFADTGWRHLVAIVVSAFALFPLLYVVSASLNPKGTLTGSNQLFSAIGIDSYVRILSDPQNPYGLWFLNTLLVAVVTGAVTVFIGACAAYAFSRMRFAGRRVGLVTIVVVQMFPQLLAVVAIFLLMSTLGDWFPAIGLNTHTGLILVYLGGALGVNTYLMYGFFNTIPKEIDEAARIDGAGHARIFFTIILRLVAPILAVVGLLSFIGTVNEYVIASVMLVDVEQQTLVVGLTKLVANPRYADWSAFSAGAVMAAIPVMILFLFLQKYIVGGLTAGATKG
- a CDS encoding YajQ family cyclic di-GMP-binding protein, yielding MADSSFDIVSKVDHQEAENALNQARKEVEQRYDFKGTGASIAWSGEQILIIANTEERANAILDVFQSKLIKRGISLKSLESGDPFASGKEFRIVSTLKDGISSENAKKINKIIRDEGPKGVKSQIQGDELRVQSKSRDDLQSVMALLRGSDLEVDLQFINYR
- the rpsG gene encoding 30S ribosomal protein S7, with the protein product MPRKGPAPKRPVVNDPVYGAPIVTSLVNKILVDGKKSIAEAIVYGALSGVEAKNGGQDAVATLKKALDNVRPTLEVRSRRVGGSTYQVPIEVKPHRANTLALRWLVSYAKGRREKTMTERLQNEILDASNGLGAAVKRREDTHKMAESNRAFAHYRW
- a CDS encoding sugar ABC transporter substrate-binding protein → MKVNKRGIVAAGAIAIVSALTLAGCSTGTSGDDSSGGDKAGTLTVWVDAERVDALQGAADSYEDKTGVKVELVGKSVDDMKDDFIQQVPTGKGPDVVMGAHDWLGELSTNGVVAPLELGDSSADYLPVALQAATYDGTVYMLPYAVENIAVLRNADLVPAAATSFDDMISKGAFVVEQGAEGNPYHLYPFQTAFGAPVFGTDDSGSYDSTDLQLGSAGGTAFAAWLAAQGAAGTLNTDIDGEIAKQQFLDGTAAFWLTGPWNVGAAVDAGINVAIDPVPSPTAETASPFAGVKGFFVSSESKNKVAANDFLVNYIGTEDVQLALFEAGNVLPALTAAADSAASDPIIAGFQAVGADAVPMPAIPAMGSVWQFWGVAEAAIINGEDPTTTWQKLVDDVTAAIK
- the rpsL gene encoding 30S ribosomal protein S12; translation: MPTIQQLVRKGRSPKVTKTKTPALKSNPQQAGVCTRVYTTTPKKPNSAMRKVARVKLRNGTEVTAYIPGEGHNLQEHSLVLVRGGRVKDLPGVRYKIVRGALDTQAVKNRKQARSRYGAKKG
- a CDS encoding spermidine/putrescine ABC transporter substrate-binding protein, giving the protein MERSLETQVDQAVEAWLRWVPRWEPATHRGRVAPCRRCLGSPILSAAGIGANAPHGVQHGLSTRMKTIVDHAVADYTSRNLPMLQRELDDQAARNRARSYRPSEDLDPEFDGLPLDPEPVPGAPFLFTIAGLADDAADQLPPLPPLTEEAKIALRQEVALADEYANMVGREICGILLRHRLHIQAAISQHVEPQIEALLAELTQSLDSPFDPDAA